A DNA window from Hymenobacter aquaticus contains the following coding sequences:
- a CDS encoding glycoside hydrolase family 31 protein, whose amino-acid sequence MADSIQENNYMVNDLAAKGKQEFFPGQVLSCTQQGPDFLFTCDNGVQLSVQVITDKILRFRYATEAGFAADFSYAVPADQPRQALEFLEFREKPDHYRITTERLICTISKQNAASRVLDRSGTLLSADEKGFHWEYDYETGNDIVKMSKQVQSGVHYYGLGDKPDNMNLRGKRFTNWGTDTYGYTKGSDPLYKNIPFYLELQQKIAHGIFFDNTFKASFDFAAERADVTSFWAMGGEMNYYFIYGPTLTEVTQEYTRLTCPPELPPLWALGYHQCKWSYFPESNFRGIAKGFRDRKIPCDALYLDIDYMDGYRCFTWSPAHFPEPKKMVRELAEDGFKTIVIIDPGIKIDPNYSVHKEGLENDYFCRRADGPLMKGSVWPGLCNFPDYTRPDVREWWAGLFKGLIQEDGVRGVWNDMNEPAVFEKGTFPDDVRFSYDGHSASHKKAHNIYGMQMARATAAGVKQFSYPNRPFTITRSTYAGGQRYSSAWTGDNIASWEHLWLANIQCQRLSISGFSFVGSDVGGFIDTPDGELYVRWVALAAFHPFFRTHSSGDHGDQEPWSFGEQYLDLARGFIELRYRLLPYMYTTFWQYVQEGTPVLRPLTFLDQNDTETYLRMAEFSLGDHLLVCPITQAGADGRWMYLPRGDWFYYWTDEAKQGGAEVWASAPLDRIPLFVKAGAVIPMYPLMQYVGEKTVDELTLHVYFKQGSETSVVYDDGGEGYGYQQGQSTTRRFTVTGTATGLTLAQAIEGDYQPSFTTYRILFHGLGFPAGAATVDQAAAAFTAGESEAGLALPELVVASSFATITLSAAPDTAG is encoded by the coding sequence ATGGCCGATTCGATTCAGGAAAACAACTACATGGTCAATGACTTGGCCGCCAAAGGGAAGCAGGAGTTCTTCCCCGGTCAAGTCCTTTCCTGCACCCAGCAGGGCCCCGATTTCCTCTTCACCTGCGACAATGGCGTGCAACTTAGCGTGCAGGTCATTACCGACAAAATTTTACGCTTCCGCTACGCCACCGAAGCCGGCTTCGCCGCCGACTTCAGCTACGCCGTGCCCGCCGATCAGCCCCGGCAGGCCCTGGAGTTCCTGGAGTTTCGCGAGAAGCCCGACCACTACCGCATCACCACCGAGCGGCTGATCTGCACCATCAGCAAGCAGAACGCCGCCTCCCGGGTGCTCGACCGCTCGGGCACGCTTTTGTCGGCCGACGAAAAGGGCTTCCACTGGGAGTACGACTACGAAACCGGCAACGACATCGTCAAGATGAGCAAGCAGGTGCAGAGCGGCGTGCACTACTACGGCCTGGGCGACAAGCCCGACAACATGAACCTGCGCGGCAAGCGCTTCACCAACTGGGGCACCGACACCTACGGCTACACCAAGGGCTCGGACCCGCTCTACAAGAACATTCCGTTCTATCTGGAGCTGCAGCAGAAAATTGCCCACGGTATTTTCTTCGACAACACCTTCAAGGCCTCGTTCGACTTCGCCGCCGAGCGGGCCGATGTGACCAGCTTCTGGGCCATGGGTGGCGAGATGAACTACTACTTCATCTACGGCCCCACGCTCACCGAAGTCACCCAGGAATACACCCGCCTGACCTGCCCGCCCGAGCTGCCGCCCCTGTGGGCCCTGGGCTACCACCAGTGCAAGTGGAGCTACTTCCCCGAAAGCAACTTCCGCGGCATCGCCAAGGGCTTCCGCGACCGGAAAATTCCCTGCGACGCCCTGTACCTGGACATTGACTACATGGATGGCTACCGGTGCTTTACCTGGAGCCCGGCCCACTTCCCCGAGCCTAAGAAAATGGTGCGGGAGCTGGCCGAGGATGGCTTCAAAACCATCGTCATCATCGACCCCGGCATCAAGATTGACCCCAACTACAGCGTCCATAAGGAAGGCCTCGAAAACGACTACTTCTGCCGCCGCGCCGACGGCCCGCTGATGAAGGGCTCGGTGTGGCCCGGCCTGTGCAATTTCCCCGACTACACCCGCCCCGACGTGCGCGAGTGGTGGGCCGGGCTGTTCAAGGGCCTGATTCAGGAAGACGGGGTGCGGGGCGTGTGGAACGACATGAACGAGCCGGCTGTGTTCGAAAAGGGCACCTTCCCCGACGACGTGCGCTTCAGCTACGACGGGCACTCGGCGTCCCACAAAAAGGCCCACAACATCTACGGCATGCAGATGGCCCGGGCCACGGCCGCCGGCGTCAAGCAGTTCAGCTACCCCAACCGGCCCTTCACCATCACCCGCAGCACCTACGCCGGCGGGCAGCGCTACTCCTCGGCCTGGACCGGCGACAACATCGCCAGCTGGGAGCATTTGTGGCTGGCCAACATCCAGTGCCAGCGCCTGAGCATCTCGGGTTTCAGCTTCGTGGGCTCCGACGTGGGCGGCTTTATCGACACGCCCGACGGGGAGCTGTACGTGCGCTGGGTGGCCCTGGCGGCCTTCCACCCGTTCTTCCGCACCCACAGCTCCGGCGACCACGGCGACCAGGAGCCCTGGAGCTTCGGCGAGCAGTACCTCGACCTGGCCCGCGGCTTTATTGAGCTGCGCTACCGCCTGCTGCCCTACATGTACACCACCTTCTGGCAGTACGTGCAGGAAGGCACGCCGGTGCTGCGCCCCCTCACCTTCCTCGACCAGAACGACACGGAAACCTACCTGCGCATGGCCGAGTTCAGCCTCGGCGACCACCTGCTGGTGTGCCCCATCACCCAGGCCGGGGCCGATGGCCGCTGGATGTATCTGCCCCGCGGCGACTGGTTCTACTATTGGACCGACGAAGCCAAGCAGGGCGGTGCCGAAGTGTGGGCCAGCGCCCCGCTCGACCGGATTCCGCTGTTCGTCAAGGCCGGCGCCGTTATTCCGATGTACCCCTTGATGCAGTACGTGGGCGAGAAAACCGTGGACGAGCTGACTCTGCACGTGTACTTCAAGCAGGGCTCGGAAACCAGCGTCGTGTACGACGACGGGGGCGAGGGCTACGGCTACCAGCAGGGCCAGAGCACCACCCGCCGCTTCACCGTGACGGGCACTGCCACCGGCCTCACCCTGGCGCAAGCCATTGAGGGCGACTACCAGCCTAGCTTCACGACCTACCGCATCCTGTTCCACGGCCTGGGCTTCCCGGCCGGCGCTGCCACCGTCGACCAGGCCGCCGCGGCTTTCACCGCCGGCGAGTCGGAGGCCGGGCTGGCTTTGCCGGAGCTGGTGGTAGCCAGCTCCTTTGCCACGATTACCCTCAGCGCGGCCCCGGATACGGCCGGGTAA
- a CDS encoding T9SS type A sorting domain-containing protein has protein sequence MKNKLVRLCLVVLSGLTAASAASAQTLPNGNLETWANRGAALAPTGWFTFDDILSSIGFPLPTGTTTRTTDKHGGTYAAQLEAKTNALLGATFPGVLGIGSNPNLDADFPGGIPFTARPANMQFYYKLTGTAAANETAGAQVVLTKWNGTEAELVGGAAIELAPAAGYTLVTLPLDYISSVAPDSIRILFVSSTAEEPTVGRLLFIDDVVMSGTATPTRDAERNAAVSVYPNPSADGLFLLTHTKQASWSRAAFTVTDATGRVVLRQPEAAANSFGPRRVDLRGQKAGMYTLLLDTPDGPVVQKLLIP, from the coding sequence ATGAAAAACAAACTTGTACGCCTGTGCCTGGTAGTGCTCAGCGGCCTGACGGCTGCCTCGGCGGCTTCCGCCCAAACGCTGCCCAACGGCAACCTCGAAACCTGGGCCAACCGGGGTGCCGCCCTGGCCCCGACCGGCTGGTTTACCTTCGACGACATCCTCTCGTCGATAGGCTTTCCGTTGCCCACCGGCACTACCACCCGCACTACGGATAAGCACGGCGGAACCTACGCGGCCCAGCTCGAAGCCAAAACCAATGCCCTGCTGGGGGCCACCTTCCCGGGCGTATTGGGCATTGGGTCCAACCCCAATCTGGATGCGGACTTCCCCGGCGGCATTCCGTTTACGGCCCGGCCGGCCAACATGCAGTTTTACTATAAGCTCACCGGCACCGCCGCGGCCAACGAAACGGCCGGGGCCCAGGTGGTGCTCACCAAATGGAACGGCACAGAGGCGGAGCTCGTGGGGGGCGCGGCCATTGAGCTGGCCCCGGCCGCGGGCTATACCCTCGTGACGCTGCCCCTGGATTACATCAGCTCCGTAGCCCCCGATTCTATCCGTATCCTGTTTGTATCGAGCACGGCGGAAGAGCCGACGGTCGGCCGGTTGCTGTTTATCGACGATGTGGTGATGAGCGGCACGGCCACGCCCACGCGCGACGCGGAGCGCAACGCCGCCGTTTCGGTGTATCCTAACCCGAGCGCCGATGGCCTGTTTCTGCTGACCCACACCAAGCAAGCCAGCTGGAGCCGGGCGGCCTTCACCGTGACGGATGCCACGGGCCGCGTGGTGCTGCGGCAGCCGGAGGCTGCGGCCAACTCATTTGGTCCGCGGCGCGTAGATTTGCGGGGCCAGAAAGCGGGTATGTATACCTTGCTGCTCGATACGCCCGATGGCCCGGTTGTTCAAAAGCTCCTGATTCCGTGA
- a CDS encoding glycosyltransferase — protein sequence MESHPLNVLLLGWDEAAPAADAASVAALRLSRQLAEHAPVSVIVPQLPEAAALTSADQVIRLNLLSAAQLAAQATARRPAAPGSWQAPAAPYAGASTSAPTPETPAAVAALQGTATTAARPVVQGTALPSPASPAASAAPASRPDLLNEDIFAEATHELGAEEAAALTQAADDLTLTPEEAAAPVTAASSQPVAATPAAEQTAARASFVQALKALDNADNAADLNFRVIQYARFATPLAVSQPFGVVYAADWHAWLAALEIRQLTGRPLVLHVQTLAADRDSPADRGWILELERLALRRADLVLANTDELAQRLTSFYNLPATRIRVIDANDTAAINDALTHVTPRA from the coding sequence ATGGAAAGTCATCCTCTCAACGTGTTATTGCTGGGCTGGGATGAAGCGGCCCCGGCGGCCGACGCGGCTTCGGTAGCGGCCCTGCGCCTCTCGCGCCAGCTGGCCGAGCACGCCCCCGTATCGGTTATCGTGCCCCAGCTGCCCGAGGCGGCGGCGCTAACTTCAGCCGACCAGGTTATCCGGCTCAACCTGCTGAGTGCGGCCCAACTGGCGGCCCAGGCCACCGCCCGCCGCCCCGCTGCCCCCGGCTCCTGGCAGGCCCCGGCCGCCCCCTACGCCGGCGCCAGCACCTCGGCCCCGACCCCGGAAACTCCGGCCGCCGTGGCCGCGCTACAGGGTACGGCTACCACCGCCGCCCGGCCCGTGGTGCAGGGTACGGCGCTGCCGAGCCCCGCGTCTCCGGCGGCCAGCGCGGCCCCGGCTTCCCGCCCGGACCTGCTCAACGAGGATATCTTTGCCGAGGCTACCCACGAGCTGGGGGCCGAAGAAGCCGCCGCCCTCACCCAGGCCGCCGACGACCTGACGCTGACGCCGGAGGAGGCTGCGGCGCCCGTAACGGCGGCTAGCAGTCAGCCGGTGGCTGCCACGCCCGCCGCCGAGCAGACGGCCGCGCGGGCTTCGTTCGTGCAGGCCCTCAAGGCGCTGGACAACGCCGACAACGCCGCCGACCTCAATTTCCGGGTCATTCAGTACGCCCGGTTTGCCACGCCCCTGGCCGTGAGTCAGCCGTTTGGGGTGGTCTACGCCGCCGACTGGCACGCCTGGCTGGCGGCCCTGGAAATCCGGCAGCTCACGGGCCGCCCCCTGGTGCTGCACGTGCAGACCCTGGCCGCCGACCGGGACTCGCCGGCCGACCGGGGCTGGATTCTGGAGCTGGAACGCTTAGCTTTGCGCCGGGCCGACCTAGTGCTGGCCAATACCGACGAGCTGGCCCAGCGCCTGACGTCCTTTTACAACCTTCCCGCAACCCGGATTCGGGTGATTGATGCCAACGACACGGCGGCCATCAACGACGCACTGACCCATGTGACTCCCCGCGCCTGA
- a CDS encoding rhomboid family intramembrane serine protease gives MAADSKLAALFAEKPDAELLYMAQNARRYPPALGEAAVRELQRRGLVPPTEPTEPVAPPTSPPAEEQPWYPLAADTLRRLLWPSAGNVITPLLLLLNALVFGLMVAGGANVFQPQAAILIAWGSNFSPLTLHGQPWRLLTSCFLHGGLAHLLLNSLALLFLGRITESLVGPGRLLLFYLLSGVGGSLTSVWWHTRGINSVGASGAIFGLYGLLLALAVTGAVPQSRQQRYGLLWLVLLLVPSQLEAGLLGSTTTDNAAHLGGLLTGSLLGLAYALFKPRARPVE, from the coding sequence ATGGCTGCCGATTCGAAGCTGGCTGCGCTGTTTGCCGAAAAACCTGATGCCGAGCTGCTGTACATGGCTCAGAATGCCCGGCGCTACCCGCCCGCCCTGGGCGAAGCCGCCGTGCGCGAGCTGCAACGGCGCGGCCTGGTCCCGCCGACGGAGCCGACCGAGCCGGTAGCCCCGCCCACTTCCCCACCGGCTGAAGAGCAGCCGTGGTACCCGTTGGCCGCCGACACGCTTCGGCGCCTGCTGTGGCCCAGCGCCGGCAACGTCATTACTCCGCTGCTGCTGCTGCTCAATGCCCTGGTGTTTGGCCTGATGGTGGCCGGCGGCGCCAACGTTTTCCAGCCCCAGGCCGCCATCCTGATTGCCTGGGGCTCCAACTTTTCGCCCCTTACCCTGCACGGCCAGCCCTGGCGGTTGCTCACCAGCTGCTTTCTGCACGGCGGCCTGGCGCACTTGCTGCTCAACTCCCTGGCCCTGCTGTTTCTGGGCCGCATCACCGAGTCGTTGGTGGGGCCGGGCCGCCTGCTGCTGTTTTATCTGCTCAGCGGCGTGGGCGGCAGCCTGACCAGCGTGTGGTGGCACACGCGGGGCATCAACTCGGTGGGGGCCTCGGGCGCTATTTTCGGCCTCTACGGGCTGCTGCTGGCCCTGGCCGTGACGGGGGCCGTGCCCCAGAGCCGGCAGCAGCGCTACGGCCTGCTCTGGCTGGTGCTGCTGCTGGTGCCCAGCCAGCTGGAAGCCGGCCTGCTGGGCAGCACCACCACCGACAATGCGGCTCACCTGGGCGGCCTGCTCACGGGCAGCCTGCTGGGCCTGGCCTACGCGCTTTTCAAGCCCCGGGCCCGTCCGGTAGAGTAG
- a CDS encoding lipase family alpha/beta hydrolase, whose product MTEPTSPTGDSADRPSRWSRFSAAARRAASLPVQGLDYLYQTGQAYRHFTLPILNGAIGDQLAARHDYRAIQMSFRQLGADVAVADLPLAGPPLPTVVFLHGLMGDEMIWQSGSPDTPRYGPLLQREAGVRCLYVRYNSGLHISENGQLLSQLLSELYTRHAGAVGPLVLVGHSMGGLVIRSAGYYGTHGPATPAPWVAELRSVFLLGVPNDGSFLEQNSHLTSVMLRKINVAPTRFLSKAMDQRSNGIKDLRHAFLVDQDWQNPHADDVLMPPRTLVPPLPGVPYHVLVGSLLKTAGSALHHYFGDGLVGAGSAVGRIFGDPAPPADSQIHTRIFAQQSHAGLLSNPEVYQYLRDHL is encoded by the coding sequence GTGACCGAACCTACCTCACCTACCGGTGACTCTGCTGACCGCCCTTCGCGCTGGAGCCGCTTTTCGGCCGCCGCGCGAAGGGCGGCTTCGCTTCCGGTCCAGGGCCTCGACTACCTGTACCAGACCGGCCAGGCCTACCGCCACTTCACCCTGCCGATTCTCAACGGGGCCATCGGCGACCAGCTGGCCGCCCGCCACGACTACCGGGCCATTCAGATGAGCTTCCGGCAGCTCGGGGCCGACGTGGCCGTGGCCGACCTGCCCCTGGCCGGTCCGCCGCTGCCGACCGTCGTATTTCTGCACGGCCTGATGGGCGACGAAATGATCTGGCAAAGCGGTTCGCCCGATACCCCGCGCTATGGCCCCCTGCTACAGCGCGAAGCCGGGGTGCGCTGCCTGTATGTGCGCTACAACAGCGGCCTGCACATCTCCGAGAATGGCCAATTGCTTAGCCAGCTCCTCTCCGAGCTCTATACGCGCCACGCCGGGGCCGTCGGGCCGCTGGTGCTGGTGGGCCACTCGATGGGCGGCCTGGTCATTCGCTCGGCGGGCTACTACGGCACCCACGGCCCCGCGACGCCGGCCCCGTGGGTTGCCGAGCTGCGCTCAGTGTTTCTGCTGGGCGTGCCCAACGACGGGTCGTTTTTGGAGCAAAACAGCCACCTGACCTCCGTGATGCTACGCAAGATAAACGTGGCCCCGACGCGCTTTCTGAGCAAAGCCATGGATCAGCGCAGCAACGGCATCAAGGATCTGCGGCACGCCTTCCTGGTCGACCAGGACTGGCAGAACCCCCACGCCGATGACGTGCTGATGCCGCCCCGCACGCTGGTGCCGCCGCTGCCGGGCGTGCCCTACCACGTGCTGGTGGGCTCCCTGCTCAAAACGGCGGGCTCGGCGCTGCATCATTATTTCGGGGATGGCCTCGTGGGAGCCGGCAGTGCCGTCGGCCGCATCTTCGGCGACCCCGCCCCGCCCGCCGACTCCCAGATCCACACCCGGATATTCGCCCAGCAAAGCCACGCGGGCCTGCTTTCCAACCCGGAGGTATACCAGTATCTGCGGGACCACCTGTAG